GCACAAGATATAATGGACGAAGTTGGTTTATCATGAAACTCATAAACTTAAAAGTCAATAATGTAGCGACTTACAAGCATTACGAATTAAAACTTGATGAACTGAAATATCCAGTATTCATAACAGGTGAAACTGGGGCAGGTAAAACAACATTTTTTGTAGATGCAATTACAGCATCTCTTTGTAAAGGTGCCTATGGTCATACAACAAATTTTGCAGATATTATAATGAAGGGGGCATCCAAAGCAGAAATTCAACTCACATTTAAGATAGAAGATAAATTATATAGAGTAAAAAGAATGTTTGAAGCAAAAAAAGGCACTTCACAAGCTTTTCTTGAAGAATATGATGGAAAAAATTGGACTCTAGTAACTGCTAGAGTGAGCGAAGTTGACAAAAAACTAAAAAATATCATGGGCTTAGATTATGATGGATTATTAAATTCAGTAATTATTAGACAAGGTGATGTTTATACTTTTATAAAAATGCAGCCCTCTCAAAGGAGGGATTTTTTATTAAATCTTTTCAAAATAGGATTAGACGAATTAAAAGAAAAAACTGATGAAAAAAGGAATATTATCATTAAAGAAATCGAAAACATTGAGGGGGAAATTCAAATATTAAAAGAAAATATTGATAAAGAAACAGAGCTTTTAAATAAGAAAGAGAATATAGAAAAAGAAAGAGAAAAACTAGAAATAGAAATAAAGGAAAAAGAATATCATAAAAAAATAATAGAAAATAATTTAAATAAAATAAGGGAAAAATTAAGCAATATTGAAAAAGAATTAAGTATTTTAGAAGAAAAAAATAAGAATCTTGAAGAAAAATATAAAGAATTAAACAATATCAAGGAACAACTTGAGAAAGAAGAGGCACAAGTAAAAGCTTATCCAAGTTGGAAGCTTGAAAAAATTAGTGAAATACAAGAAAAAATTAATGAATACTATTTATTACAATCCCAAATAATTACTAAAGAAGAAAGAGAAGTTAAACCATATAGAGAACTTCTTAATGAAATAGAAGAAGCAAATAAAATTGAAAATTTGTTAAATCAATTCATTAATATTGATGAAAAACTAAAAGAGACAGAAAATAAAATAGAAGAAATTAAAAATTATAAATTTGAAATTCAAGGAAAAATAAATATTATTTTAGATTCTATTAAAACTTTAGATAATATTGAAGCTGAATGTCCAGTATGTGGTCAAAAGCTCACTTTTCAAGCAAAAGAAAATAGGAAAAAACATTTAGAAGAAGAGAATAAAAGATTGAATATGGAAATAGAGAAATTTGACAATCAACTTAAAAATTTAATTGATGAAAAAAATGATTTAGAGAAAAAAAGAAATGAAAGAAATAATCTAATAGCAAGATTAGAAATATTAAGAGAAAGCATAAATGGGAAAAAGATAGATAAAGAAGAATTAGATAGAATTGAAGAACAACTTCAAGAAATGAAAATATCTGCAAATATTATTAAAAAAGAAATAGAAGATTTTACTGGCGTGCCTATTGAAAATTCACAAAAAATATTAATAAGTATGATTGAAGCTAAAGATGCATTAACACAAATAAAATTGCTTAAACAAAATCTTATTAACATTCAAAATGATATTAATAGGATAGAAGAAGAATTAAGGAATCAACCAGATTTTTATAAAGAAAGGAAAGAATTAAAAATAGAAGAAAATAATCTCAATAGAGAATATGAAAAGATTATAGAGGAAATAAAATTAAAAAGTCAGAAATTAGGGGAAGCAATTCAAAGTATAAAACAAATAGAAGAAGAAATTAAGAGAATTAATGAAGCTAAAGAAAAGTATAACGAATTAAATAAGAAACTTAACGAGTTAAAAATTGATAGGGAGGCACTCACACTTCTTAGTGAAAGTGTTTTTGCACCAAGAGCATTGCCTACAAAATTACTTGAAGATTATATTCAAGTAATTAGTCAATACGCAAGTTATTATATTAAAAATTTTAATCCAGACATAGATATTAATATTGAACTTATTAAAGGTTCAAAACCTGAAGAACAAAAAGTTGAAGTTAAAATAATCTCTGGTGGATATGATAGAAGATATGAAACATATAGTGGAGGAGAAAGTACACTCATAGGTTTTGCTATAAGATTAGCAATAGGTAAAGCAATAGCTGAACTTTATGCAGAAGCAAAAAAGCCTAAATTCTTAATAATAGACGAGGGCTTTGGACCATTGGATGAAAGAAAAAGAAGCGAAGTAGCTGAAGCAATTTCTGAGTTATATGAAACAAATGAATATGAACAAATAATTATTATATCGCATCAAACAGAATTAAAATCAAATCCAACATTTAGAACAGTACTTGAAGTATATAGAGATGTTGATGGCTATAGCAAAATAAGAGACGCAACAGAAACAGTTTATGAAACTTAATCTATTAGGATTTAAAAATAATAAAAGTAAAAAATTAAAACGATTTTTATCTTCGTAATAAAATAGAATGATTATAATTATTTAAGATATCTTTTTTTATCTAATAGAAAACTATGTTTTTATAAATTTTTCTAATAATTTTCTAATTTTGATTAACTCATTAAGAATTTTTAAATTAATATTTTCTTCCTCATATGTTTCTACTGCTACTGGTTTTCTCCCTCTAATATTCTCCATAATCAATTCTCTCAATTCTTCAAATTCTTCTATTCCATCTAATCTTATTTCAGCTAATCCTCCATATCCATGAGATGTAGCAGAATATCCAGCTGTTTGAATTTTTAGTGAAGCTATTTTAAGTATTCTTGAAATGGGGCCTTGAAGAATATCGATATTTGTTATTCTATTATAAGGTACAACCCCCATCTTTCTAAACCATACTCCTCTTTTCCATATTATCTCATTTTCAGTAAGTTTATAAAAAATTGTATCACAGTATTTTGGAATCCAATATACTATAAATATTAAAATTACCAAAATTGGTATCGAGATAATAAGAGTAACTATAAATGGAGCAAAAATTAAAATAGGAATATACCATATTAAAATAGCTACAGGAATTGCTAGTATTAAGTATATATAATAAAGTTTTTTAAATTGTGGAGTAGTTTTAAATTCTTCATTAATTTTTATTTTAGAGTCTTCTATCATTTTTATAGTCTTAATATATTATCTTTACTTATTAAGGTTTATTTTAACGGTTAAAAAACTTAAGTAACACTAAATCATAAATTACTTATTTCTTTTCATAAAGTTTTTTAGTATTCGAAATAAATATCATAACTATATTAGAAAAAAATGGTATTTATAATAAATGCTAAGGTGTGTATTTTTCAATTTTATCTATGGTTGTTGTAAAGAAATCCCCTCCAGCATGTAAAAGTGGTTTAAAAATCTTAAAATTATAATGTTCATCAAAAAAATCTTTTGAAGCATATGCTGTTAAAACTTTTCCTATAAATAAATCATGATCTCCAACTTCAATTATTCTATCTAATTCACACTCTATATGAGCTATACATTCTTTTATTATTGGTGGAGAAACCATTTTAGCTTTTTCTGGAGTTAATCCTGTCTCTTTAAATTTATCAATATCTTTACCGCTTCTTCTTCCACAGAAAATTACTTTTTTAGCTAAATCATAGGATGGGATATTTACAACAAATTCTTTACTTTCTGCAATTAATTTATAGCTATATCTATTTTTATGAATAGCCATTGCTAAATAAGGTGGATTTCTGCTTAATGGAATAATCCAAGCAATTACGATGATATTTGGTTTATTATTTTTGTCTATAGTTGTTACTAATGTAGAATTATATGGATGCAGAAGATAAGGGAAAGAAATATTTGATATTTCAACTTTATTCATTATAATCCACTCAATTATTTATTTTTAATTTTTTAAATAGTTTTCCAATAAATTTTTCTTTTATAAAATATTAAAAATGGAGAAGGAACCAAAAGTTATGAATAAAATAAAAGTTAAAATTTTTAAGTATTTTCTAGGTAATAATCTTAAAATTTTCACTCCAAAAATTATACCGATTCCAGTTATAATTGAAAATGCAAGCATAATGCCTATTAATACAATTATAGGAGAACAAAGTTTTGCTGCTAAAATAATTGTAGTTATTTGTGTTTTATCTCCTAATTCCATAAGAGAAACAATAAAAAATGTATTAAAAAAAGATATTTTTTGATTTTCTAAATTAATTTTTTCATTCTTAGAAAAAAATGATAAAAATCCTAAAAATATGAATATTAACCCTGCGATTAAATTAATCCATTTATAATCAATAAAATTAATTAATTTTCCTCCTATAATAGCGCTTAAACCATCTACTAAAAAGAAAGCAAGCATAGCTCCACTAAAAACAGATATTGCAGAAGATTTTGAAGAAAACACAATTGTAGTTATTTGTGTTTTATCTCCTAATTCTGCTAAAAATATAAAAGTAAAAGCAGTTATTAATGAATTTATTTCTGCACTCACTTTTATTTACTCCCCCTATAGCATTTTTTATAAACTAAGCACATATTTAAAATTATTAAAAATAACCTGTTTTAAGTATAAACATTGATAAAATATTTTTTCTTTAATTTAAAAAAATTTAAAAAGCTGAATTTTATATTATATGGTGAAGAGATATGGGGAGTAGAAAAGTTTCAAAAGAATTATTAGAATTATTAAATGATGCAATAGCAGCAGAATTACAAGTTTCAATACAATATATGTGGCAGCATGTACAATGGAGAGGTGTAAAAGGTTTTGCAGTACAAGAAGAATTAAAGAAAATAGCAATAACTGAGATGAAACATGCGGAAGCAATTGCTGAAAGACTTTTCTATCTCGGTGGTATTCCAACAACTCAACCAAAACCAATCTTTGTTGGAGAAAATCTTAAAGAAATGATAGAAAGAGATAAAAAAGATGAAGAAAGTGCTATTCAATTATATAATAAAATAATAGAAGTAGCTAAAAAAGAAAATGATGAAGTTACGCATAGATTATTTAGAGAGATATTAGCAGATGAAGAGGAACATCATGATTTCTTTACAAGCCTTTTAGAAGAAATATAAATTCAATACCTTCTTTTTTTTTAAAATTTTATTTAAAAAATACTAATTTACTTTTTTTCTTTATATTATCTATTATATTCACTTTTTCTGGTTTTGAATTTATATTTTCCCCACATTTTGGACATTTTCCACCATTTCTGAATATTATTTCTTTTGGTCCTATTAATTCATATCCTTGATAAAGTATATATCCACAATTTTTGCATGTTATTACTAGCATTTTCAATATTTTATTTATTTTTTGCATTTAATAAACTTTATTTTAATAATACAATTATTAAAAAGTATGCGCCAGCTGAAATAATAGCTGTAGCTGGAAGAGTTAATATCCAAAATGATGCTAATTGTAAAATCGTTGCTTTATTCACTGATCTCTTTCCGCCTCTTGCTAATCCTGCTCCAACAATTGCTCCAACAGATGCAAGAGAAGTCGATATAGGTATTCCATATCCAATTAACATATATGGAATTATTGAAAATAAATAAACTACTAATGCATTAGATAACTCAGCTGCAAATCCTGCTGCTAAATTTAATCTAGTTATTTTATACGCAACTGTTTCTATAACTCTAGGTCCTAAGATTACTCCTCCAATTAATATTCCTATACTTCCAAATATCGATAATAAAAACATTGCTTGTATATCTGGTACTTTGCCTATTTTTTCAGCAATTGTTACATATACTCCTGTAGCATTTCCTATATCATTTACTCCAAAAGAATATGCTGAAAAGCATAATGAAATTATAAGTAATAATCTAAAAATCCTTTCATCTATTTCAATATATTGCATAATTATTAATAATACTTTATACAAAAGAAAGGAAATTATGATTGCTATAATAGGAGAAGATAACCAGCTTATAATAATATTCTGAATAATTGATAAATTTAAACCATTTAACCCATATTTTATTAGTCCATAACCAACAACAGAACCTATGATCGAATGTGTAACTGAGATTTCCATTCCTATATATGAGCATAATAATATCCATATATTAGCTGCTAAAACTATTGCAAATGCTCCTACAATATCTATTTCTCCTAAAACAACCCCTTTACCTATCGTTTTCATTACTTTAAATCCTTCTATAAGTGCACCTAATGCTGTAAATATTGAAAATAATATTATTGCTTGTTTTATTGTTAAAGCACCTGCATTAACAGCTGTATCCGTTGGGGTAGCTGCATCATTAGCTCCTAAGTTAAATGCGAGAAAAAAAGAAGCTAAAAAACCTGCTCCAAGAAGAATGACTTCAATGCTAATAGCCATTATAAGCCACCAAAATTCAATTGAAAATTCTTTTAAGATATTTAAAAGCGTTCTTTTTTTAAAATAAAGATAAATGGTTAATAGAAAACTATATTTATAGAGAAAATATTATATAGAGCTTAGTAATCTGGTGAATAAATTGTTTAAATACGGACATGCTAGTGTATGGTTTGGAAGAAGAAAAGAGAAAGCTATATTAACCTTTTGTAAAAAACATTTTGATAAAGTCTTTGAAACAATCGTCTCTTTCAAAGAATTTATTGAAGCTTTTAAAATAGACGATTTAGAAAAAATAAAAATCTCTTTTAAAAATATTTTTGATCTGGAAAGAGAAGCTGATAATATTAAAGAAAGTATAATAGATGAATTATCTAGAGGTCCTTTGCATCCAATAGATAGAGAAGATATAATTAGAATGGTTATGACTGTAGATGATATTGCTGCTAATATTAAATCAAGTGCTAGAAAAATTACATATGTAGACTCTAAATCAGTTCCATTGGATATAAAAAATGGAATGTTAGAAATTGTAAATATGGTTCATGAAGAAGCTAAATTTTTAGGGGAAGCACTAAATATGCTTATAGATAATCCTAATGAAGCAATAGAATTATGTGAAAAAGTCGAACGTATTGAAGAAGAAATAGACGATAAAAGAGTTGAATTAATGAATAAAGTATTAGATTGGGCTAATGAAATAAAAATTATTAAGCAATGGACGATGATTAAAGAAGCGATTGAGAATATTGAAGCAGCTGCTGATTATATAGAAAATAGTGCGGATGTTATTAGAAGTTTAGTTGTTCTTTCATCAATATAAATATATTTATTTCAGAATTTTATATTAATTTAGGCGTTGCATATGGATAAACTCTCTAAAACTAAGAAAAGACGTAATTTCAACTCTTTTAAAAAAATTGAAAGTAAAAAATTTTCAAATCTATTAAATAAATTTAACTCTTTTATTTATAGTATCTATAAATCTAAAATAATTCAACTTTTTATTCAGTACTCTTATGTAAGTATAATTATTTTACTTACAAGCGGTATTCTATTTATTTTGTTTCAAGAAACCGTTGCTTTTTGGCAAACTTCAGGATATATAAAGCTTGTTTTTCCACGTATAGGTCTTCAAACATATTCCGAAGTTATAGCTATTTCAACTTATTATTTCTTTGGTTTTATTGGCTTCCTTTTATATTATCTTGCATTCACTAAGTTTCATGAAGAAAAAACTTTAAAATATATGCTTTTGATAAGTTTTATACTTATTCTATTTTCTTTTATAGGCATTAGCTTAGCATTTATTGATAAGATTTCTGGTTGATTTTTTAACCCAAAAATAGTATATGAATTTTTTATATTCTAATTATTTTTAATAATGTTTAATAATTATTTAACGATATCTCTCATATACTCTTCAACACCATACTCAGTTATTCTAAAAAATATTTCTTTATTTTCACTTTTTCCCCCTTTCTCTATTATCATCCTCTTAACATTTCTTCCCACTAAATTTTGAAGCTTTATTATTATATTTGCCCAATATTTTGAAATCCTTGCTGCAACAGGTTCTTCTATTGTTTCTTCTTCAATTGGTACTTCATGCACTTGTGCTGTTACTATTAACGGTATTTTCCATTTAAAAGCTATATTTTTTAAATATGCTATTTGAAAAGATAAATCTTTGAATATTGACAAATCTTTTTTTATATCTCCAAGAATTATTCTATGTAATTCGTTATAATTTTCAAATATTATTAATTTTATTCTATCATTCATTAAAAATGGTATTTCTTCTATTATTTTCGTTTGTTCCTCAAAAGTCTTAGGTCTTAAAAATATTATTAAATTTTTTTCAATGTTTTTACTTCCTAATGCTACACTTATTCTTTCAGGATGCAAATGCATTCCACAATCTATCCATATAGTTTTTCTATTTTTTAAGGAATTATTTATAGCTGCTTGAAGTGCTAAGCTTGTTTTCCCACTTTTTTCTTCACCATATATTAATGTTAATTTTTTTATTGGATATCCTCCACTTATTTCATTATCTAAACTTCTTATTCCACTTTCTATTTTTGAAAACATTTTTATTTTTTCATTCTCTTTATATAGATTGCTCTAATTTATATATATTTTTTTATTTTTGGAGATATTTAAGCAAAGCTTTTAAACTCGTTTTAAACTCTAGCTCCTCCTTCAATGCTAATGATTTATCTTTGTAGCTACGTACGCTTAGCATCCTTCAAATGCTCATATCATTGCGTTTATTATGCTTGAAGGAGGGTTTTGGGTTGAGTTCCTAAACCTTCTCCTTCTAAGCCTTGGTCTTTATTCATTTCAAAGCCCAGAAAGAGCCTTGCTCTAATTTCCCATAGCATCATTAGAAATTTTTTTGTTATATTAGCAATTGCAATGTAATCTCTGTCATCTTTAAATCCACAATTTTTGCATTCTAAATGATGTGAATCATTGAAATTCTTATCATTTTTAAGTTCATTATTGCATTTTGGGCAAATTCTTGAAGTATTATATGGATCTATGTAGAATGTCGATATTCCATTCCAATTTGCATTGTTTATTAGATAATTCAATATTTTTCTATAAAACCACATTCTTATTTTATAATTGAAATTTTTGCCTTTATTTTTAAAATTATTGCTTAAATCTTCGTAAATTATTGCTTTTACATCGTATTTCAAAGCATTTTTTATAACTTCATTTGAAATTCTTTGGCAAATTCCAAGATTTCTTAGTTTTAATTTTTTCCATAGTTTATTAGCAGAATTTTCATATCTTTTTTGAGCATAAGCATCTATTTCTTTTACTCTAAGCCATTCTGCAATATTCCATTTTATTCTATCAATGAACATTCTTTTGTAATTATTGCTATTTATTTCATATATTGCATAGCAAACATCATCTAAATTTATATCAATACTAAGAATATTAAAACCTTCATTAAGTTTATTAGATAATTCTTCAATAGTTGGCAATTCTATTAGCTTTCTTATCAGAAATATTAGAAAATATCTATTTTCTTCGTTCTTTATTATTGGACCGCATACTTCAATAGTTCTTCTTCCTTTAACTTTATTATTTATTTTTGGCGAATTGAGTGTTTCTATCAGCAATTGCTTTCTTTTGCATCTAAACCATGCATTTATTGTTTTATATTTCTCTAATGTTGTTATAATTACTGTTTTAAAACCATCATTTGATCTAACAGAACATCGCTCTAATCGTATGAAATTATTGTTTATAGCAACGATTTTCTTTCTCTCTAAATGTTTTATTGCTTTTTTGCTTACAATATTTTCTGCATTCTTTATTTTCTTTTCAATATCTTCTTTAATTTCTTTAGCTTTTTTAGAATCAGCAAAAATACAATGCTTTCCATTTTGTTTAACCAAAGTTTCAGCATATTCTTTTGCTGTCTTTTTAAGATTCTCTGGTAATTTTGTTGGAATCTTAATAAATCTTTCAAGCTTAGCATACATATTTGCATATTGTATTACTGCATTATGCCATTCATTTATTAATTCATCAATTTTCTTAGCATCATTAGTATTATTGAATATCAATTCCCCCTTAACAATTTTATATGCATATTTCTTAATCATGGTTCTCGCTCCCTTGGAGCCTTTGCCCTTTTGGGAAGGGAGCATTTCACCTCCTTTTTTGGCTCCCGCTATGATGGGAGCCCCAGCATTTTTCAGCTGGGAAAAAGGAGATGAATGCTCCTTAAGGCTCCAAGATGAATGAAGCTTCGATAACGAACCATGTGATAAACCATTAGCATTGAAAGGAGAAGCCGAGTTTGGTACAGCAGTATAAATGTATAGATGTATAATAGTCCTCTTCTCCTCTCTTAGTGAGAGCCTCTCAGTGAGGCATCGCAAAAATGCTTATCCTCACTTCATTGCACTATTCATCGAGGAACATTGAGGAAAAAAGTATAACCCACCCTTAGAGCTCCCTTAGCTCTTTTTCATATAGGAAATTCATTCCTATATGAAGAGAAAAAAAAGACGGGAGTTAAGGGGGAGTATAAATGTGTGGAGTAGGGTTGGCTACTCCACTATTGTCATTATTCAGCTACCCTCATAGCGGAGCAGAGCCAACTACTCTGCTATTTCGGAATTCTCCAAGAGTGAGCACAAAGCCCTCACTCACGGCTTCCCCCCTTCCTAAAAGGTTTAGCTCCTTTTCCCAAGAGCATGTCAAAAGAAGCTTTAGCCTTTCAGCAAGGCTAAACTCTTTCATCAATATCAAACCCGATGGGGTTCATCATCTTTTTTTGTTGGGCTAAAGCTTTTTATTGAAAAATCATTAATTTTAAAAAAAGCTCCGTATTCTAAATTCTCTTATGAGTGGCTTTCATCAGAGGGAGGAAAACCTCCAACTTCATTTGCTCATATTCATTGAATTTAGAATACCCTCTCCTTGCCATTTCCATTATGAGAATTCATCTCATAATTGGAGGCAAAAACAAAAATAGGGAGAGGTGGAGCTTTTTGAAAATCAATAGAATTTTTGCTATCATTAACTTTCAATGTTAATTAAAAGTTTATTAAAGATATTTAGGAAAAGTAGATTATAAGTCCAAGTATTATCATGCCTATGCCATATAATATTAATGGGAGTTCTTCTATTAAGATTTTAATATCCTCTTTATTCATTGAAGGATCTTCGGATAATATATTGATTAACTCCTTTAAAAGTTTTTTTGTTTTTAAATGATTGTATCCATTTTTTATTAATGCAAGAAATCCAAGAAAACCAAAGAATTCTATTGCTAAATCAATCTTTATTTCTAGCATTTTTAGTAATGCAAATAAAGTTGTAAAAATAGTTGGTAATGCAATAATAATGTTCTCTATATGTCTTAAAGAAGTTGTTAATTCATTAAAGAATTTCAAAGCTAATTCTTTATCTTTTGTTTTTTCAATTTTCTTAATTATTTCTTCCATTTATTCTTCAACCTTCGGTGCTAAGTAATAGTTTATTTTTGCAATTTTTGTTTCAAACTCTATGCATAATGGTTTATTATGACTAAATGAAAGCTTAGCAAAATTCTTTAGCTTTATTGCTTTTTTTAAGAATTTCTCTAAGTAATTGGCATTATAGTATGCTAATGTTCCATTTCTAAAAGTAAGCATTTTTGAAGGAATGAATGTTTTCTTTTTTACAATTTCATTTCTTCCATCAATATAAAGTCTATCATTTTCAACACTTATTTTTATTGTTTCAAATCCTTTAATTGCATTCAATAGATATTTTAAGTCTATTTCTGCTTCTACATCAAAAAACATTTTTGGTTCTAAAGCATCATTAACTTCATCAAGAATTTCTCCCTCAATGCTTATTATATCAGTAAATATCCTTGCTTTTTTATTTGTTAAATCAACTTCTAATGTTAAATTCTTAGCATTTTTTAAATCTTCATTAGAAACAATTCTTATGAAATCTCTAAGATCTATAGCAAATTTGCATTCTTCTTCACATTTTTCAATTTTTGATTTGAATTTAGCAGAAATTAATGAAACATGGCTTGGATCCATTTGGCAATATTTTAAACCTTCATTATCAATTATAAAACCAGCATAGTCATCAATGACTTCTAATAATCTAAGAATTTCAAAGAAATCCTTCGCATTATTAAAATAAATCTTCAATATTTTAGATTCAGCAGGTTTTGTTTTTTCTTCTTTCTTTTCTTTAATAGCTTCTTCAACTTCATTAGCTACATACTGCTCTCCAATAGGTTCTTCTTTTAATGAAGCCCAAAAGCTACTCCATTGCTCTTTAAAGTATTCTTCTCTCTCTTCTTTTGTCATCGTATCTTCTTTCTTTTTCTTTCTTTCTTCATATTTTCTTAATGCTTCTCTTTCCTTTCTTAATCGTTCTTCAGTAGGTTCAGCATTTTTCTCTTCAACTTCATCAACTTCTTC
The DNA window shown above is from Nitrososphaerota archaeon and carries:
- a CDS encoding SMC family ATPase, with translation MKLINLKVNNVATYKHYELKLDELKYPVFITGETGAGKTTFFVDAITASLCKGAYGHTTNFADIIMKGASKAEIQLTFKIEDKLYRVKRMFEAKKGTSQAFLEEYDGKNWTLVTARVSEVDKKLKNIMGLDYDGLLNSVIIRQGDVYTFIKMQPSQRRDFLLNLFKIGLDELKEKTDEKRNIIIKEIENIEGEIQILKENIDKETELLNKKENIEKEREKLEIEIKEKEYHKKIIENNLNKIREKLSNIEKELSILEEKNKNLEEKYKELNNIKEQLEKEEAQVKAYPSWKLEKISEIQEKINEYYLLQSQIITKEEREVKPYRELLNEIEEANKIENLLNQFINIDEKLKETENKIEEIKNYKFEIQGKINIILDSIKTLDNIEAECPVCGQKLTFQAKENRKKHLEEENKRLNMEIEKFDNQLKNLIDEKNDLEKKRNERNNLIARLEILRESINGKKIDKEELDRIEEQLQEMKISANIIKKEIEDFTGVPIENSQKILISMIEAKDALTQIKLLKQNLINIQNDINRIEEELRNQPDFYKERKELKIEENNLNREYEKIIEEIKLKSQKLGEAIQSIKQIEEEIKRINEAKEKYNELNKKLNELKIDREALTLLSESVFAPRALPTKLLEDYIQVISQYASYYIKNFNPDIDINIELIKGSKPEEQKVEVKIISGGYDRRYETYSGGESTLIGFAIRLAIGKAIAELYAEAKKPKFLIIDEGFGPLDERKRSEVAEAISELYETNEYEQIIIISHQTELKSNPTFRTVLEVYRDVDGYSKIRDATETVYET
- a CDS encoding ferritin-like domain-containing protein, which translates into the protein MGSRKVSKELLELLNDAIAAELQVSIQYMWQHVQWRGVKGFAVQEELKKIAITEMKHAEAIAERLFYLGGIPTTQPKPIFVGENLKEMIERDKKDEESAIQLYNKIIEVAKKENDEVTHRLFREILADEEEHHDFFTSLLEEI
- a CDS encoding flavin reductase family protein, with protein sequence MNKVEISNISFPYLLHPYNSTLVTTIDKNNKPNIIVIAWIIPLSRNPPYLAMAIHKNRYSYKLIAESKEFVVNIPSYDLAKKVIFCGRRSGKDIDKFKETGLTPEKAKMVSPPIIKECIAHIECELDRIIEVGDHDLFIGKVLTAYASKDFFDEHYNFKIFKPLLHAGGDFFTTTIDKIEKYTP
- a CDS encoding ATPase domain-containing protein, with translation MFSKIESGIRSLDNEISGGYPIKKLTLIYGEEKSGKTSLALQAAINNSLKNRKTIWIDCGMHLHPERISVALGSKNIEKNLIIFLRPKTFEEQTKIIEEIPFLMNDRIKLIIFENYNELHRIILGDIKKDLSIFKDLSFQIAYLKNIAFKWKIPLIVTAQVHEVPIEEETIEEPVAARISKYWANIIIKLQNLVGRNVKRMIIEKGGKSENKEIFFRITEYGVEEYMRDIVK
- a CDS encoding DUF47 family protein, encoding MFKYGHASVWFGRRKEKAILTFCKKHFDKVFETIVSFKEFIEAFKIDDLEKIKISFKNIFDLEREADNIKESIIDELSRGPLHPIDREDIIRMVMTVDDIAANIKSSARKITYVDSKSVPLDIKNGMLEIVNMVHEEAKFLGEALNMLIDNPNEAIELCEKVERIEEEIDDKRVELMNKVLDWANEIKIIKQWTMIKEAIENIEAAADYIENSADVIRSLVVLSSI
- a CDS encoding PH domain-containing protein → MIEDSKIKINEEFKTTPQFKKLYYIYLILAIPVAILIWYIPILIFAPFIVTLIISIPILVILIFIVYWIPKYCDTIFYKLTENEIIWKRGVWFRKMGVVPYNRITNIDILQGPISRILKIASLKIQTAGYSATSHGYGGLAEIRLDGIEEFEELRELIMENIRGRKPVAVETYEEENINLKILNELIKIRKLLEKFIKT
- a CDS encoding TMEM165/GDT1 family protein; the encoded protein is MSAEINSLITAFTFIFLAELGDKTQITTIVFSSKSSAISVFSGAMLAFFLVDGLSAIIGGKLINFIDYKWINLIAGLIFIFLGFLSFFSKNEKINLENQKISFFNTFFIVSLMELGDKTQITTIILAAKLCSPIIVLIGIMLAFSIITGIGIIFGVKILRLLPRKYLKILTFILFITFGSFSIFNIL
- a CDS encoding inorganic phosphate transporter; its protein translation is MAISIEVILLGAGFLASFFLAFNLGANDAATPTDTAVNAGALTIKQAIILFSIFTALGALIEGFKVMKTIGKGVVLGEIDIVGAFAIVLAANIWILLCSYIGMEISVTHSIIGSVVGYGLIKYGLNGLNLSIIQNIIISWLSSPIIAIIISFLLYKVLLIIMQYIEIDERIFRLLLIISLCFSAYSFGVNDIGNATGVYVTIAEKIGKVPDIQAMFLLSIFGSIGILIGGVILGPRVIETVAYKITRLNLAAGFAAELSNALVVYLFSIIPYMLIGYGIPISTSLASVGAIVGAGLARGGKRSVNKATILQLASFWILTLPATAIISAGAYFLIIVLLK
- a CDS encoding transposase — encoded protein: MIKKYAYKIVKGELIFNNTNDAKKIDELINEWHNAVIQYANMYAKLERFIKIPTKLPENLKKTAKEYAETLVKQNGKHCIFADSKKAKEIKEDIEKKIKNAENIVSKKAIKHLERKKIVAINNNFIRLERCSVRSNDGFKTVIITTLEKYKTINAWFRCKRKQLLIETLNSPKINNKVKGRRTIEVCGPIIKNEENRYFLIFLIRKLIELPTIEELSNKLNEGFNILSIDINLDDVCYAIYEINSNNYKRMFIDRIKWNIAEWLRVKEIDAYAQKRYENSANKLWKKLKLRNLGICQRISNEVIKNALKYDVKAIIYEDLSNNFKNKGKNFNYKIRMWFYRKILNYLINNANWNGISTFYIDPYNTSRICPKCNNELKNDKNFNDSHHLECKNCGFKDDRDYIAIANITKKFLMMLWEIRARLFLGFEMNKDQGLEGEGLGTQPKTLLQA